Part of the Zonotrichia albicollis isolate bZonAlb1 unplaced genomic scaffold, bZonAlb1.hap1 Scaffold_254, whole genome shotgun sequence genome is shown below.
accagggccaccagggcagcggggcagggccacggcagcagcactggcaacaccaagtgctgctgctgctgggcacagctgctgtgccagcactgatctgcccccagctctgcacatagacattgctgctgcagctccagagaaggcaacacaagggcatctctgcagaaaacttggCTGGGACatcctttatttcctttaatGTCACCCAGAGCGAAACCCCTCATTGACaaagtctgtggccacagggaagttggagagaaacaaaatgcgAAATGGCACAAAAAAGACATTTATTTGTGGACAACATGAGAAAACTactataaaggaaaaaaagcccctaCAATCAAACCAACAATAAGATGACTTCTTTTAGAAGTGGTTTGCAGCAATTGGCCATCaatttaatgttcctgaaagcatccagtcatcagtctccacactgcagccttgagctcctggttcctcaggctgtagatgagcgggttcagggctggaggcatcactgagtacagaactgacagggccagattgAGGGGTggagaggagatggaggggggcttcaggtaagCAAATGTGGAAGTGCtgacaaacaggaaaacaacagccaagtgagggaggcaggtggaaaaagCTTTGTACCGTCCCtcctcagaggggatcctcagcacagccctgaagatctgtacataggagaaaacaatgaacacaaaacaaccaaataccAAACAGACACTAACTGCAATGAGCCCAAGctccctgaggtaggatttggagcaggagagcttgaggatctgtgggatttcacagaagaactggcccagggcattgccgtggcacaggggcagggaaaatgtattggccgtgtGCATGAgggcattgagaaaggcactggcccaggcagctgctgccatgtgggcacaagctctgctgcccaggagggtcctgtagtgcaggggtttgcagatggacacatagcggtcgtagcacatgatggtcagaagggaaagctctgctgagatgaaaaacacaaagaaaaagacctgtgcagcacatcctgtgtaggagatgttcctggtgtcccagaggcaATTGTGCATCGCTTTGGAGACCGTGGTACAGATGGAGCCCAGTTCAGtaagggccaggttgagcaggaagaagaacatgggcgtgtgcagatggtggccgcaggctacggcgctgatgatgaggccgttggccaggagggcagccagggagatgcccagcaagaggcagaagtgcaggagctgcagctgccgcgtgtctgccaatgccagcaggaggaagtggctgatggagctgctgttggacatttgctgtgcctTGGCAGGGGGATCTGTAAGAAAAGTAATCACGGAATACTTGTGTTTGGAGAGCACTTtcaatatcccagcacagcctgggggaactttccccccactgcctgcccagggctctgcttcctggagctgtccctgccagcagctgcttccctgtgcccagggctgtttggctgccagtgctgccagagcccagcccagccctgggggctcagctttGCCCTGCAGactcctcccagctctggcactgcccggGGGCAGCTCTGactctccaggctctgcaggctctgtcagagcaaccctgaggaggctgaAAAAGCAAAGCAGATGCAGCTTCTAGGGGGCCCTGTGCAggtttctgtcactgcctgggtTAGTAGGATCTGagaaaaagttattttctttttctgaacctTAACTGAGAGATAAATATCAATGTGCAATTTTTCATCCTGGCAACAGAAAGTagtagattaaaaaaacaaGATTTTCCAATTTATGCAGCCCcagccttgctgtgctccctgtataaCCTAATTGGAAATATTCTACAGTTAAATGCCGGGatgggagcagtcctgaacaatgcatCATCCTCACAACACAAAGAAAACACTTCAAAGCCtgaccagctgtctcctcccacccagaccttgtcccccagtgctgggagcagctgccagggctggctgagagctgtccctggcaggcagcagagtccctgccccagcacagcgccctgggctgcaggaccctgctctgcacgacagccctgggcacccctggctgctctgcacaaaagacaatcagagaatgtactcacagggtctgcagGCATTGGCATGTTCCAGCTtcaggagatggctccaggagctgcagctgcattgtcctgcagccagaggttcctgtgccaagggctggcagtgattctgccccaggcacttctcagcaccttcccagccctgactgattgaagctctctgtgcctctgtgctgtgcccgggctggctgcaggcagtgccccagccctgctgggctggagaaAAGCTGGTCATcgagagaaatgtgcttttgaaactcttcttggttaccaggagctgcctctgtgccaggagcccagcccagctcagcagcacagacacagcacaaggactttaatgagcctctgtggctttgtgctcaggccctgaccatcagtccctgagagggagctgaagaaacctctccagaactccaagtcagaatccaattCCAAACTTTCTTGGACATTTAATGAGTCTCACTGAAGGACATGattgagaaagtgtccccaggccccaggcagagcagagaattgGAGGAAGTGCTGACaagtggggacaaagagaaggcaagtcttggtgccctggggtacagcagggtctgtgccaccaagggctgggaggagacaccttgtcctgaggccctggggcctcctggcacagccccagccaggctgggcactgtcagccccttgtcctgccctcagcatccccccctagcccacatcccagtggcctcaaggatctgctggaaggagtccctggggagccttgctcaggaatggcctgGGCAATCCctaatgctccctgcagggactgcaggtttttaaaaaaaactttgggtttggcttttgtcttggagtctctgagaggtttgtgcaatgaTGGCCTCAAATTATCTGCtaaattagtccctggagaggctttgtcagtaacaacactcattGGGGCTCATCAGTACTTCAGGTTACTTCAgctattttaaggtacttgatgtttcccttttgatacagagtCTGTGAGAGGCTTGTGCAATCATGACCctaattatctgctttaacgagtcccaggagagctttgtactgacactcagtggggctcattaatggctttagatactcaaggtttttatgtactttatggatttaagaatacttttaggtacttttaaggattTCCTTgcccacactgagtctctgagagatttttgtgccatcctgacctccagttctctcctccaagcagtccatgaggagcctgtgttgggtatcttccctctttctgttttacaacaaagatggaaccgaaagaattttgtaagactttctaaaagcatccaaacaaacatgaGACAATTTACAATACAACAACAGCTAAGATAAttaaatgtcctgttttagctaCACATCATCCAACCTTTTAGTTacttggattggaagagtttattgaaccagtctttgttttccacttgaagcttcttgaactcttcattcagtacctgaatgctcttgtggattgactcTCTGTGGCTGGAGAtgttcatgcaacacatgccctcagagtctacacagccatgtCCATGTGCCCAGAATAAAAACTCTttcgctgttctgcaaggtggcatgtctgatggtctctataTCTGAGAgccactcaatgtgagggaggtagcattggtttgcttacttaacaggcacccaagatggtctgATTGTCCTAAAgatttagctgcagccacccaaggcaGTCCAAATTGGGGGTGCTACCAATCCAATACCTGGATTGaagctttcaaagccatctctttgatatcatccaatacttctctggggatacctgcaacttgatcatctggtaggctgtgcTGTCCTTCTCCCGctggatggttgattgtcaattccacccttgcctcattattagcatagtctgctattaattgatttagtaaacacttccatccccccTTCCCACAGGTTGTATCCTGTAGGCGGCAACATGGtcataatacattttaaatcatAGGGAGTTATgatgtgctgtaaacatggccctcattcagccattaaaacaaggtaagtccTTACTATGGTCTTTATCTGCCCTACACACATCCTTGATTTCCCCTcaaaccaatggctgatacctgggattctgcccccttctttcataacatatggggaaaatgaggggtTTTGAGACTCTTTGCCAGTGTCCTTCCCTAACTGCTTCCTTCGGAATCCTTTCCTAGGGACCTTCTGGGGTTGAGGGGAAAGGTGGCTCTGGGGAATCCAAACTGTCTTCCGgggaggaagaataacttggaGGAGAAACATTTAGATTAGAAATAGTGTGACAGTTGAGCTTAGCATCTGTGACCATGGGGTTATATTATTGCTGGAGGGTGAGGCAAAGGGCACTGCCATTTTGTCAAgtgttggggaggaagggccgTGATTGCCGATGGCGGACTTCCAGGGTAGAGTTCTGGAGGCATTGCCCAGAGTGAAGATGGAATGATTGACAGTAGGGACATGACCCACAGTTGTGGGGACGGAGTCCGGAGGTTTGTTCAGGGCGGAAGAGATGGTTGTGGttgcaggaagtggaggagccaagatggagggatgATGATCCGGCTCCCAAGCCTCattcaggctccttccatcttgaGTCTCCAGGGCAGGATATTCCAAGACCatgtggccattgccatcttggaccatTGTGGAAGGTCTGAGAAAGGCATGTTTGAGGGGAGGTCCTGAGTTAGGAGTGACCAACAGATTGAGTTTTTGAGACATTGcttgctggtgaagggtctcaaGGATGTTGTGGAAGATGGGGAGCATGTGGGCTGCAATGGGCTCCCTTTTGATCGAAAGGTTGTACAGTTTAACTCCCACTGAGTCCTaaaattcagtggtatggatttcatcagcagaggcatctggaaaatttttaatgatccacctcatgattgattttaatttgttctttgaaaatattttgtcacgATCTCTTAGAATTAACTTAAAGCATTCATATATGCTCCTTTgtactttggacatctggctgcccatttttgTCCTTCTCCACCTTAGGGGCAACAGCCACCAGAACACACCAAATAAATAACAGGACTTGGGTGcatattgtaaaaacacagttgcaaaatgggcaataaatgtcttgcatttccccaaacccacttGCAATCCTATGCCGGTGAAACCGTTTTTGCCTCTGCCGATCCCGTATCGAGGTCCCTCGAAGCAACAATGAATCTGCCAGGCctggcacaatccaaaatcccagggagcgctgacctatccatcagctaaccccagctcacgtgactgacacagggagccctgaatgtcatggtgCCTGTTCGGGTGCCAAATGTCACAATGGGGGTGGCTGCGACAAATCTCTCTGAGTTCCTGACTTCAGCACGATGAGTgtggcaaaaatgaaaaggagtgGGTTCGATGGAGTTTCCCAAAAAGAACTTTAAttacagggtgaaaaacaataaacatggagaagtcgaGCACAGTACGAGGGGTGGTATCCTAAAACCTGAGACAAAGAGGAAGTCACAACATAGACACTTGGGGCTAGAAAACTAGAACAATACCCATATAGAAGAAACAAGTAACCAATAAACCAATACAGGAGTagaacttggacaacttagcataacaacactaaaggcttatgggaAAAGTCTCAAGCTCACCCTAAGTAAATCGAATGATTCCTAGAACTTGAAACTCACGCCCAGTTCTTCCAgggtaaaatctggctgactgagttgcagctgggctaaCTCTCAATTGTTGCTttgcactggccccttgggaccatgcggtcaaacagagccacaatgctgtccttggttccacaaggctctgcagtgtcacaatggccccttcatttcacaaggctctcaaatgtcacattggtctccataggaaggaaaccacggaGCTCTCATGTTTTCAGGAGCGGATGAACGGCAGCcatcagaggccaaggcaagcctgacctgtctgtcctggcaggtttgcttggagcaacccttggGTATTTGAAATCACGAATGCAGAGTCCTAATTTAGAACATTTgtgcctggaaaagaggcattttatttttttccatacaaagaaaaacacagagccctttccagtgtttggaaaatagaTGAGTGCTGCCACTCAGGAGTCAAtgaccagccagacttgtctggCCTGGCAGCTTTAGTCTGGCAGCAATCCTCGAATACACAGAAGTTTGGAAGTGGAATCGGAATTTTGGCCATAGATGCCTGGAAAAAATgggcagttcttttccataaaaagaaaagcccagatccccagtgtttcaggggctaATGAGAACAGCCTTCCACATTCTGAGGTCAGCCTGACTTGTCAGGtgacccctgggaggccaaggcagTCAAacctatttcatgttcccttccttccacagggccctgcagtgtcacaatggctccttgcttccataaGGCCCTCAGGTGTCATAACGGTCACTTCATTACACAGgtccttaaggatcttaatggtctccatggttccacaaggccccacagtgccataatGGTCTGTTGGTTCCATGAAGTCCCACTTTgtccaatggccccttggttccattggggcccAGTAGTGCAACAATGATTCCCTCGGTTCCACAActtcccatagtgtcacaatggccccttccttccatgagatcctgcagggtcacaatggtctccctgattccatggggccttgcaatgccacaatgctcTCTATGGACCCAcagtgccctgcaggatcacaatggccctttgtcTCCACAAgaccctgaaatgcagcaatggactcttggttccacaaagccctgctgcttcacacaggCCCCTTGGGACCGTGAAGCCCAGCTGGGCCACATGTTCTTGGTTCGAAGAGAACAGAAAGATGTTCTtagttccacaaggccccaGAGTGTCATTGTGGCTCCTGGGATCCATGGTACCCTGCCGGATCACAATGTCCCCCTTGTTTCCACAAGTCCCtaagtgtcaccatggcccattggttccacaatgccccacagtgtcacaatggtctccataggaaggaaacaagtgagccccagtggtgTAGGGGTAGTCACCAGAgaagcagtcaccagaggccaagttTAGCCAGACTTGTGTCatcctgtttttttaagattttctaagccttttGATGtcgacattcttgtagtgaactttctcacacactttctgtaaataactaattgttttgcattcctttatggaggaggagagagttgaagGGCTGTTGGTTTGATCAGTGTCATTGGAGGGGTGGCACTGTAACCCTCCAATccgctgtcacttttggaaaactataaatgttggagtcagaatataaacttcacattttttcttcaccttgagaacagcgaTGTGTGCTTCTGTTCTTTCCTGTCCTCTATTGACTTCTGGTGACTGTCAAAGTGTACTGCAGCCTAGGCTGAGACAGAGTCTGGATTGCCCATATTGTCCCCCCTCTTTggtgcttttcctgctgttctTGGGGTAATGGCAACTGCTGTGGGTTTCAAGGAGGATTCTCTCATTTTGGATCTCTGGAGGGGGTCCTGGAGTGGAAACAGGTTTGTATTTCCTGGAATGGTTTTGAGAGATTGTTCTGTGGACTCGAGAGCAAGGGCTCTTTTTGGACTCTGCAAAGCTGTTCTCCAAGGAGGAGTGGTATATTGTGGGGGTCCGCCTCATGGAGGCCCTCTTTGATGATTGCACCGTAGATGTGGGATCACTGCTGGTGCAGTGGAAAAAGTGTGAAGAGCTTTGGCAGGGGTCTGGCTCTTGTACCCCTCGGAGTTCCCAGTGGAGCCCTTCTGTCTCGGACATGGGCGAGGAGAAGTTTGAGTTTCTGTGCAATATGGAGCTCTCTCCCCACCCTGGGATGGTATGCTGAGGGACGGCTCCAACACGGGTGATGGCGATGGTTCCCCCGGGGTGGAtttggctgtgccaggctccctTGTGCCGCTCTTCAGTGATGCGGGTCCAGGGGCTGCACCTCTCTCAGcacccctcccctcctccttgTCGGGGACAGGGGCCCTGCACCGGTCTCGtcctgttgcagacatcttttcattaaaatcctttcattaggatttttcctgctgaagatGAGAAAtttcagcaacaaagtgtaaacaatggttatctgctgctgtggaattcaacatgtggatccgtgattggtctcctgtggatgtttggatttactgaccactcacggcagagctgctcttgctctctgacgagacacagatctttgttattcattccttttgaTTCTATTTTTAGCTTAGCCTTCTGAGGAACCTTTTGCTTTCTacttctttttagtatagttataatgtagtatatatataataaaataataaatcaagccttctgatcatggagtcagcattctcgtctctctctcatcctgaaacccttgtgaccacggTCACATCATACCAGTCCACACTGGGTTTGCAGGCCATGCTGGAACCTGTGCCCGCCAAGGCGtcccctgccagggctgtggcacGACAGGGCGCTGAGGTATTTACCTTTAGCGCGACTGCTGACATGGCCAGCAGGAGGCCGGTGGGTTCCCGGAGCTGTGGCGCTTCCTCGTCGAATTTGTGGACACTTCCCTTGTGCCAGGTGACTGTGTGTCCGAGGGA
Proteins encoded:
- the LOC141727849 gene encoding olfactory receptor 14J1-like, producing the protein MSNSSSISHFLLLALADTRQLQLLHFCLLLGISLAALLANGLIISAVACGHHLHTPMFFFLLNLALTELGSICTTVSKAMHNCLWDTRNISYTGCAAQVFFFVFFISAELSLLTIMCYDRYVSICKPLHYRTLLGSRACAHMAAAAWASAFLNALMHTANTFSLPLCHGNALGQFFCEIPQILKLSCSKSYLRELGLIAVSVCLVFGCFVFIVFSYVQIFRAVLRIPSEEGRYKAFSTCLPHLAVVFLFVSTSTFAYLKPPSISSPPLNLALSVLYSVMPPALNPLIYSLRNQELKAAVWRLMTGCFQEH